ATCAGTTAGCTCGGTGGTACCTGCAGGTGGCTCCATGGCCCTGGATGATTTCACAAAGGCCCCCGTTGAAGCAGTAGTCTGGATCTAGGTTACAAATACTCTGGCAGGGCAGGCCATCCATAGTGCTGTAGCCAGGATCACACAAACACTCAGCCTCCTCAGTCCAACTGTTTACCATACATTGGGAAAACTCATTGCAGGCCAAGAACTTGCAGGGATTTGCTTGGTCCGCTGAAACGAGTAAGAAGATAATTCATTTGCATTAATGAAATGCTGTccacctgtctctccctgttttGTTCCTTCATTGTCCTCACATGCAAAGGACAAACTAGAGGACACGTTGATTGATGTGAATGAAGGCGTCTGCTTTAAATAAGGTGCAGGTGATTAGGTTTCAGCCAGAGAAGTGCTTGTGAGGCTTTAGTAGAGAATAATTATTTTTCACATGATTCGCAGAGGACAAAGCTGTGGCATGCATTCTTTTGACCTTTCCAGATTGAACATTCTAGAAGTACAGTATAATTAAGACTTGGGACCTCTAGTATGCCATAACTTAGATAGGAGCTGATTCTGTCTATGATATCCCCCATCACATAGGACAGTGAGAACTTTCAATATAGAGATATCTTACCAGGTTCTATGTCCAGGTAGCGACTGTCAATCTCAATGTCTAGTCGTTTAGATGCAGTGTTGCAGAAGTCTTCGAGCACACAGTGCACAGCCTTTGTCATGTTATGTGGCACATCTTTGTCTAATTTCATCTTGCTGTTCACCACAACACTGCCATTCCTGAAGTTGAGGATTTCCAATTGCTTAAATCCTGTCAAATTAGATTGCAGATATGGGAGAAGCTGGAAAAGAGGGGAGAGAACACATGTAATATGTATAGAGCACAAATTTGACGCTTCAGCAATTTTCTTTTAGTCACATTTGTCATTCCACTCTCTCATGGTAATTTGACAACTAATTCTGTTGACATTCAAAACCATCTGATTTGATTCGCTTTTAGTTTCAAGGAGGAAATGGTG
This sequence is a window from Coregonus clupeaformis isolate EN_2021a unplaced genomic scaffold, ASM2061545v1 scaf1135, whole genome shotgun sequence. Protein-coding genes within it:
- the LOC123486319 gene encoding interphotoreceptor matrix proteoglycan 1-like isoform X2; the encoded protein is MKLDKDVPHNMTKAVHCVLEDFCNTASKRLDIEIDSRYLDIEPADQANPCKFLACNEFSQCMVNSWTEEAECLCDPGYSTMDGLPCQSICNLDPDYCFNGGLCEIIQGHGATCRSPDSSTQPDTTS
- the LOC123486319 gene encoding interphotoreceptor matrix proteoglycan 1-like isoform X1, which gives rise to MKLDKDVPHNMTKAVHCVLEDFCNTASKRLDIEIDSRYLDIEPADQANPCKFLACNEFSQCMVNSWTEEAECLCDPGYSTMDGLPCQSICNLDPDYCFNGGLCEIIQGHGATCRCPVGKYWHYHGVRCNELVLLPVDPTIFIACLVGSLTLVCAIIGILVFINNKCIGTRKTMTLVSPDSSTQPDTTS